One Burkholderia sp. PAMC 26561 genomic window carries:
- a CDS encoding high-potential iron-sulfur protein encodes MKSTRRTFLISSIGMASALAVSRTAFADPVKLPETDPMAKSLGYKEDAATVDKSKFPRYAAGQDCGNCSFYQAKATDAYAACPMFAGKQVASKGWCNAYNKRA; translated from the coding sequence ATGAAATCCACCCGACGTACTTTCCTGATCTCGAGCATTGGCATGGCATCGGCGCTGGCGGTCTCGCGCACGGCCTTCGCCGATCCGGTCAAGCTGCCCGAAACAGATCCCATGGCGAAGAGCCTCGGCTACAAGGAAGACGCCGCCACCGTCGACAAGTCCAAGTTCCCGCGCTACGCGGCCGGCCAGGACTGCGGCAATTGTTCGTTCTATCAAGCGAAGGCGACCGACGCGTACGCTGCATGTCCGATGTTCGCGGGCAAGCAAGTGGCATCGAAGGGATGGTGCAACGCTTATAACAAGCGAGCCTGA
- a CDS encoding NAD(P)/FAD-dependent oxidoreductase, whose amino-acid sequence MDRIECVVIGAGVVGLAVARAMAARGREVIVLEAGEAVGIGTSSRNSEVIHAGLYYPRGSLKAELCVRGRAMLYEYCDAHGVPYNRCGKLLVATARNQLPQLAAIQQKAVENGVLDLVRVSGADAMALEPHLHCVEAMLSPQTGIIDSHQFMLALQGDAERDGATVAFHTPVTQIDARDRCFIVETGGDAPLRFQADCVINSAGLFANDIARRIRGLDARHVPPLYFAKGNYFSVSGRTPFDRLIYPMPNEAGLGVHLTIDMGGQAKFGPDVEWIQKIDYSVDAQRATGFYAAIRAYWPDLPDDALQPAYAGIRPKLSGPGQPAADFIIQGRAAHGVAGLVNLFGIESPGLTASLAIAEKVARMLSVS is encoded by the coding sequence ATGGACAGGATCGAATGTGTGGTGATTGGCGCAGGTGTGGTCGGCCTTGCTGTCGCGCGAGCGATGGCGGCGCGCGGCCGCGAGGTGATCGTGCTCGAAGCGGGCGAAGCGGTCGGGATTGGCACGAGTTCGCGCAACAGCGAAGTGATCCATGCGGGGCTGTACTACCCGCGCGGATCGCTGAAGGCCGAGTTGTGCGTGCGAGGCCGCGCGATGCTCTACGAGTATTGCGACGCGCATGGCGTCCCGTATAACCGCTGCGGGAAATTGCTGGTTGCGACCGCGCGCAACCAGTTGCCGCAGCTCGCCGCAATCCAGCAGAAAGCCGTGGAAAACGGCGTCCTGGATCTGGTCCGCGTGAGCGGCGCCGACGCAATGGCGCTCGAACCGCATCTTCACTGCGTGGAGGCGATGCTTTCGCCGCAGACGGGGATTATCGACAGCCATCAGTTCATGCTCGCGCTTCAAGGCGACGCCGAACGCGATGGTGCGACCGTGGCGTTCCATACGCCGGTGACGCAGATCGATGCGCGCGACCGGTGTTTTATCGTGGAGACGGGTGGCGATGCGCCTTTGCGATTCCAGGCCGATTGCGTGATCAACAGCGCCGGCCTGTTCGCCAATGACATTGCGCGGCGGATTCGCGGGCTGGATGCGCGCCATGTGCCGCCGCTTTACTTCGCGAAGGGAAACTACTTCAGCGTGAGCGGACGCACGCCGTTTGACCGCCTGATCTACCCGATGCCGAACGAGGCCGGACTTGGCGTTCATCTCACCATCGATATGGGCGGGCAGGCCAAGTTCGGGCCGGACGTCGAGTGGATCCAGAAGATCGACTATTCCGTCGATGCCCAGCGCGCCACCGGCTTTTACGCCGCCATTCGCGCCTATTGGCCCGATCTGCCCGATGACGCCTTGCAACCCGCTTATGCGGGAATCCGGCCGAAGCTTTCCGGGCCCGGCCAGCCCGCCGCCGATTTCATCATCCAGGGACGCGCGGCGCACGGCGTGGCGGGGCTCGTGAATCTGTTCGGTATCGAATCGCCGGGGTTGACGGCTTCCCTGGCGATCGCGGAGAAAGTCGCGAGGATGCTGAGCGTTTCTTGA